The following is a genomic window from Acidobacteriota bacterium.
CGGCACTTCCGCTTGATCGACCTGATGCGCAAGTTCGACAAGACATTCGGCGCGTCCAAGAAAGCCGAAGTGAAGTACGGTTCGGTGAAGGGCGAGCGCACCATCGAAGACATCACCAAGCGCCGCCAGGACCGCTGGAACTTCCTGTTCATCGCCGGCATGTGGTTCCAGGACCTGTGGAACTACGACTTCCGGCGCACCGAGCAGTGCATCATCCCGTACGCCACGCAGGAAGGCGAGATCAGCTTCTGCGCGTACAACACGGGCGTGGGCTGGCGGAACATCATCGAGAAGATGCACATGACCGCGACCCTCACCAAGTGGTACGAGGAGAATGGACGGCACGAGATCTTTGCCGGCGGCAAGAAGGTGGGCATGGATTCCGCCGCGCACTCGCTCAACCTGAACGAGGCGCACGTCCACGCCGAACGCAATCACACGCTCGACGACCTGGGCATCGCCAAGACGGCGCGGGAAGAGAAGACGCGCGCGCGCGACGCGAAGCTCGCGGGCACGGCGCCCGATGCGAAGGCCGTTGATCCGAAAAACCAGGATCCGAAAAACCAGGAGATGATGAAGCTGTATCGCAAGCACGTCCTCGGCGAGAAGGATGCGGAGGCGTTCGTGCCGCTCCTGGGCATCGCGCCGGCTCCGAAGAAGGTAGAAGAGAAAGTCTCGGAGGCGGTGGCGGGAGACTAGGACTTCGTTCCAAAGGTCGGGTTAAGGGAAACGCCGTCCCGCGCAGCGGGGCGGCGTGTTGTTTTCCCGGCGACCTTGGGCTCCCATTAGCTTTTTCACAAATGGCGTTACTCTCGCATTACAATCCCTCGCCATGTCCTTGCCCACGACCTCACGCCGCGTCGCCTCGCTCGCGCTCGTCCTTTGCCTCGCCCTGCCGCTGGTCTCCTGCTGGGAAGAGAAGCAGCCCGCCACGTGGAAGCTGGCGACCGGGCCCGAGGCCTACGAGAAGCTGTTCTGGGATGAGGTCAAAGCGAAGAACTGGGCGGAGGTCGAGCGCCACATGGGCTCGACGTTCGTGGCCATCGACGCTGAGGGCACACACGACCGTTCGCGTTCGATGGAGCTGCTGAAGCAGCTCGACCTGCAGGACTATTCGCTCGGCGAATTGCAGGGCACGCCCAATGGCCACGACATCATGGTGACCTACACCATGGTGATGCGCGGCACCTATAAAGGACAGCCGTTGCCCTCCACGCCCTTCCGCATGATGAGCGTGTGGCAGCAAGTGAAAGGTGGTTGGATCGCGGTCGCGCATGCCGACGTGGTGGTTGCGCCGACCCCCTGAGCGTCCGTTCCGCAGGGCGACCGCGCTTCCCGAAATGTAACCTTTCGTTACATTTTCCTAGCGGTAGAATCCTGCCCGGCTCGACCGCTTCCCCGCAAGTCCATGTACCTTAGGCATTTACCCTAGCGGTTCCCGGTGGTACTCAGGATGCATTTAGGTGTACTATCGCTGCCATCTCTCCCCCGGCAGGTCTGCTTTTAGTCCTAGGGCTACGCGGTGCAGCTGCTTCGCTCTCGCGTCTGACGACGCGCGGTGCGGCGCGCATCAGCCGCTCACCCGGCGCCTGAAGTCAGCGTTCGGCCGCCAAGATGCGGCAGAAGAGAGCTTGCGCAATGACGATCGATAGTCAGCGGCCCCGGAGACGGCAGGGCGGATTCACCCTGATCGAGTTGCTGATCGTGATAGCGATCATGCTTGTGATCTCGGCGATGGCGATGCCGA
Proteins encoded in this region:
- a CDS encoding nuclear transport factor 2 family protein, which translates into the protein MSLPTTSRRVASLALVLCLALPLVSCWEEKQPATWKLATGPEAYEKLFWDEVKAKNWAEVERHMGSTFVAIDAEGTHDRSRSMELLKQLDLQDYSLGELQGTPNGHDIMVTYTMVMRGTYKGQPLPSTPFRMMSVWQQVKGGWIAVAHADVVVAPTP